One genomic segment of Belonocnema kinseyi isolate 2016_QV_RU_SX_M_011 chromosome 2, B_treatae_v1, whole genome shotgun sequence includes these proteins:
- the LOC117183083 gene encoding hexamerin-like — protein sequence MFVEGNHGSPGLNDSDKIRYKRCRCTRIEHTPLCITMGFSVVFLALLALGAAVPQLPKQHAADQGLLQKQQDVIYLLDNLIGEIPNDHFRAIGQTYDIEANLKAYENPSLVKYFATAVKTGNVQPKGTVFSPAVDQLRQEVILLTRIFLGAKDYFTFISTAAWARFHLNECQFVKAFILAVLQRPDLEGVILPPTYEILPHYYFDSRVIQEVQNIKSKGIKATAGEKVFYVPINFTSHLPAGEHKIAYFTEDIGLNNYYEYLQHAAYMLPELYHSHKTSSGVFGPHFYENDDQIGYGARWYYLHQQLLAHYNLERLTNGLGPIDDLEYNHFEIPFKPHLSFVNGLEFSGRSSGPIDVTTIRQNLYNYVRTLEKRVFDAIDSGHVITPSGAFLSLYQPQGYNILGDLIQGTGRSVNPRYYGSFVEASKFLLGGTPEFSNVWEYTPSAMDISSTTLRDPAFYVLFKCILGLYKHYQESLPAYQYNDVVLQGVQVQKVDISQLVTYFQDYIVNLDNAGVEGIFEKEQKETVHGGMDIKGLLKRLDHQPYEYHIYAQSQKAISNAVVRVYLGPKFDHEGLPIDINTNRMDFVELDQFFYDLVEGQNVITRNSHQSSVYSADVPSVDEILNHVESAAHAQSPHFVFEPQQVYGFPSRLSLPKGTYGGFPFQLFVVISAGRQPFHYGPILPDYVNSYHSHSYQPVSAAEYEMIVQQPAKAGEGYTMVEVIPDFEELGVGSNQGKFHWTDLYNKYHGYYAQPQWYHRQAEYSGYHYSTVSGQRGMAGKAVAEEHGSGVSQDQGVHHGHSEGIGEGYESGKYQSIYQSHSGEGVYGQRQGVYGQGQGVYGQGVYGQGKGVHGQGFYGQGYGKQQGVYSGVYSSGVYGYVSGIQTQAPHDELLQKYHQGLHISELIGGAISLDGKPLGWPFDRQLGVSVWNAPNIFVSDVYIYHHDVPVTHVVESHH from the exons ATGTTCGTAGAAG GAAATCATGGGTCGCCAGGTCTAAATGATAGTGATAAAATTCGGTATAAAAGATGCCGCTGCACCAGGATTGAGCATACTCCACTGTGTATCACCATGGGCTTCAGTGTAGTATTCTTGGCCCTTCTGGCTCTCGGAGCGGCGGTTCCTCAGCTTCCAAAACAACATGCTG CTGACCAAGGACTTCTTCAAAAGCAACAAGATGTAATCTATCTTCTCGACAACCTCATCGGCGAAATTCCCAATGACCACTTCCGAGCAATTGGTCAAACCTACGACATTGAGGCCAACCTCAAGGCTTACGAGAACCCCAGCTTGGTGAAATACTTCGCCACAGCTGTTAAGACTGGCAATGTTCAGCCTAAAGGTACCGTATTCTCTCCAGCGGTTGACCAGCTCCGCCAGGAAGTCATTCTTCTTACGAGAATCTTCCTCGGAGCCAAGGACTACTTCACTTTCATCAGCACTGCTGCCTGGGCTCGTTTCCACTTGAACGAATGTCAATTCGTCAAG GCTTTCATCCTCGCAGTTCTTCAGCGTCCAGACCTCGAAGGTGTTATTCTCCCACCAACCTACGAAATCCTTCCCCACTACTACTTCGACTCCAGGGTCATTCAGGAAGTCCAGAACATCAAGTCTAAGGGTATCAAAGCCACTGCTGGTGAGAAAGTTTTCTACGTCCCAATCAACTTCACTTCCCACTTACCAGCCGGTGAACACAAAATTGCCTACTTCACCGAAGATATTGGACTCAACAACTACTACGAATACTTGCAACATGCTGCTTATATGCTACCAGAACTC taccACTCCCACAAAACCTCATCCGGTGTCTTCGGACCCCACTTCTACGAGAACGACGACCAGATCGGTTATGGAGCACGTTGGTACTACCTTCATCAACAACTCTTGGCTCACTACAACCTCGAACGTCTTACAAATGGCCTCGGCCCAATTGACGATTTGGAATACAACCACTTTGAGATCCCATTCAAACCCCATCTTAGCTTCGTCAATGGACTCGAATTCTCTGGACGCTCCAGCGGTCCCATTGACGTCACTACCATCCGTCAAAATCTATACAACTACGTCCGCACTTTGGAAAAGAGAGTTTTCGATGCTATCGACTCTGGACACGTAATCACCCCATCAGGTGCTTTCCTTTCCCTCTACCAACCGCAGGGCTATAACATCCTTGGTGATCTTATCCAGGGAACCGGCCGAAGCGTCAACCCAAG ATACTATGGCAGTTTTGTCGAAGCATCTAAATTCCTTCTTGGAGGAACTCCCGAATTCAGCAACGTCTGGGAATACACTCCATCTGCCATGGACATCTCCAGCACCACTCTCCGTGATCCAGCCTTCTACGTTCTTTTCAAATGCATCTTGGGGCTCTACAAACATTACCAGGAATCCCTCCCAGCCTACCAATACAATGACGTCGTCTTGCAAGGAGTTCAGGTTCAGAAGGTTGACATTAGCCAACTGGTGACTTATTTCCAGGACTACATTGTAAACCTTGACAACGCTGGAGTAGAAGGCATCTTCGAGAAGGAACAGAAAGAAACTGTACATGGAGGTATGGATATTAAGGGTCTTCTTAAGAGGCTCGACCACCAGCCATACGAATATCACATCTACGCTCAATCCCAGAAGGCTATTTCTAATGCTGTTGTTCGCGTATACCTTGGGCCCAAATTCGACCATGAAGGTCTCCCAATTGACATCAACACCAACAGAATGGACTTTGTTGAACTTGACCAATTCTTCTATGACC TGGTTGAGGGACAAAACGTCATCACCAGAAACTCCCACCAATCTTCTGTTTACAGCGCTGATGTTCCATCAGTTGACGAGATCCTCAACCATGTTGAGAGTGCAGCTCATGCTCAGAGCCCACACTTCGTGTTTGag CCTCAACAAGTCTATGGATTCCCATCCAGGCTCTCCCTGCCCAAGGGTACATACGGAGGTTTCCCATTCCAACTTTTCGTTGTCATCTCTGCCGGAAGGCAGCCATTCCACTATGGACCAATCTTGCCAGACTATGTCAACTCTTACCATAGCCACTCTTACCAACCCGTCAGCGCTGCAGAATATGAAATGATTGTTCAACAGCCAGCCAAGGCCGGAGAAGGGTACACCATGGTCGAAGTTatcccagattttgaagaattaGGTGTTGGCAGCAACCAAG GTAAATTCCATTGGACCGACCTCTACAACAAATACCACGGATACTACGCGCAACCCCAATGGTACCACCGCCAGGCTGAATATTCAGGATACCACTACTCTACAGTCAGCGGACAACGTGGAATGGCTGGGAAAGCAGTTGCTGAAGAACACGGATCAGGAGTTTCCCAGGATCAGGGTGTTCACCATGGACATTCTGAGGGCATTGGTGAAGGTTACGAATCTGGTAAATATCAGAGCATTTACCAAAGCCACAGCGGAGAAGGAGTATATGGACAAAGACAAGGTGTTTATGGACAAGGACAAGGAGTTTACGGACAAGGAGTTTACGGACAAGGAAAGGGAGTTCATGGACAAGGGTTCTACGGACAGGGTTACGGAAAGCAACAAGGAGTTTATTCCGGAGTTTACTCCTCTGGAGTCTATGGATACGTTTCTGGCATCCAGACCCAGGCACCTCATGATGAACTTCTCCAGAAATATCACCAGGGACTCCACATTTCCGAATTAATTGGAGGTGCCATCTCTCTCGATGGAAAGCCCTTAGGTTGGCCCTTCGACAGACAGTTGGGCGTTAGCGTATGGAACGCACCCAACATTTTCGTATCCGATGTTTACATCTACCACCACGATGTCCCAGTCACGCATGTCGTCGAAAGTCATCATTAG
- the LOC117167304 gene encoding hexamerin-like — protein sequence MGFSVVFLALLALGAAVPQLPQQHAADQGLLKKQQDVIFLLENLIGEIPNDHFRTIGQTYDIEGNLQAYENPNLVKYFATAVKTGNVQPKGTVFSPAVNQLRQEFVLLTRIFLGAKDYSTFINTAAWARFHLNEGQFVKAFMLAVLQRSDLEGVILPPTYEILPHYYFDSRVIQEVKNIKSKSFKATNGEQVFYIPINFTSHLPAGEHKIAYFTEDIGLNNYYEYLQHAAYMLPELYHSHKTSSGVFGPHFYENDDQIGYGARWYYLHQQLLAHYNLERLTNGLGPIDDVEYNHFEIPFKPHLSFVNGLEFSGRSSGPIDVTTIRQNLYNYVRTLEKRVFDAIDSGFVITPSGAFLSLYQPQGYNILGDLIQGTGRSINPRYYGSFVEASKFLLGGTPEFSNIWEYTPAAMDISSTTLRDPAFYVLFKRILGLYKHYQESLPAYQYNDVVLQGVKVQKIDISQLVTYFQDYIVNLENAGLQGVFEKEQKKTQYGNIDIKGLLKRLDHQPYEYQIYAQSQKAIPNAVVRVYLGPKFDHEGLPIDINTNRMDFVELDQFFYDLVEGQNVITRNSRQSSIHSADVPSVDEILHHVETAAHAQNPHFMLEPQQVYGFPSRLSLPKGTYGGFPFQLFVVIFAGKQPFHYGPILPDYVNSYHSHSYQPVSAAEYEIIVQQPAKAGEGYTMVEVVPDFEELGVGSNEGKFHWTDLYNKYHGYYAQPQWYHRHAEYPGYQYSAVSGQHGMAGQRVVGEHGLGVSPVQGLPHGLSEGLGAGYESGKYQSIYQRHSGEGVYGQRQGVYGKGKGVYGEGQEFYGQGKGVYGKGFHAHGYGKQQGVYSGAYPSGFYGYVSGIQTQAPHDELLQKYHQGLHISEVIGGAISLDGKPLGWPMDRQLGVSIWNAPNILVSDVYIYHHDVPVTHTVESHQ from the exons ATGGGCTTTAGTGTAGTATTCTTGGCCCTCCTGGCCCTCGGAGCTGCGGTTCCTCAGCTTCCACAACAACATGCTG CTGACCAAGGACTTCTTAAAAAGCAACAGGATGTCATCTTCCTTCTTGAGAACCTCATCGGCGAAATCCCCAATGACCACTTCCGAACAATTGGCCAAACATACGACATCGAGGGCAACCTTCAGGCCTACGAGAACCCCAACTTGGTTAAATACTTCGCCACAGCTGTTAAGACTGGCAATGTTCAACCTAAGGGTACCGTATTCTCTCCAGCGGTAAACCAGCTCCGCCAGGAATTCGTGCTTCTGACAAGAATCTTCCTCGGAGCCAAGGACTACTCCACTTTCATCAACACTGCTGCCTGGGCCCGTTTCCACTTAAACGAAGGTCAATTCGTCAAg GCATTCATGCTTGCAGTTCTTCAGCGTTCAGACCTCGAAGGTGTTATCCTTCCACCTACCTACGAAATTCTTCCCCACTACTACTTCGACTCCAGGGTCATCCAGGAAGTCAAAAACATCAAGTCCAAAAGTTTCAAAGCCACAAATGGAGAACAGGTCTTTTACATCCCAATCAACTTCACTTCCCACTTACCAGCTGGTGAGCACAAAATTGCCTACTTCACGGAAGATATTGGACTTAACAACTACTACGAATACTTGCAACATGCTGCCTATATGCTACCAGAACTG taCCACTCCCACAAAACCTCATCCGGTGTTTTCGGACCCCACTTCTACGAGAACGACGACCAGATCGGTTATGGAGCACGTTGGTACTACCTTCATCAACAACTCTTGGCTCACTACAACCTCGAACGTCTTACAAATGGCCTCGGCCCAATTGACGATGTGGAATACAACCACTTTGAGATCCCATTCAAACCCCATCTTAGCTTCGTCAATGGACTCGAATTCTCTGGACGCTCCAGCGGTCCCATTGACGTCACTACCATCCGTCAAAATCTATACAACTACGTCCGCACTTTGGAAAAGAGAGTTTTTGATGCTATCGACTCTGGTTTCGTAATCACCCCATCAGGTGCTTTCCTTTCCCTCTACCAACCCCAGGGCTACAACATCCTTGGTGATCTCATCCAGGGAACCGGCCGAAGCATCAACCCGAG ATACTATGGCAGTTTCGTCGAAGCATCTAAATTCCTTCTTGGAGGAACTCCCGAATTCAGCAACATCTGGGAATACACCCCAGCAGCCATGGACATCTCGTCCACCACTCTTCGTGACCCTGCCTTCTACGTTCTCTTCAAACGCATCTTAGGACTCTATAAACACTACCAGGAATCCCTCCCAGCCTACCAATACAACGACGTCGTCTTACAAGGAGTTAAGGTCCAGAAGATTGACATAAGCCAACTTGTGACTTACTTCCAAGACTACATTGTAAACCTTGAAAACGCTGGACTTCAAGGCGTCTTCGAGAAAGAACAGAAAAAAACTCAATATGGTAATATTGATATTAAGGGACTTCTCAAGAGGCTCGACCACCAGCCATACGAATACCAGATCTACGCTCAATCCCAGAAGGCTATTCCTAACGCTGTTGTTCGTGTATACCTTGGACCTAAATTCGACCATGAAGGTCTCCCAATTGACATCAACACTAACAGAATGGACTTTGTGGAACTTGACCAATTCTTCTATGACC TCGTCGAGGGACAGAACGTCATCACCAGGAACTCCCGCCAATCTTCCATCCACAGCGCTGATGTTCCATCAGTTGACGAAATCCTTCATCATGTTGAGACCGCAGCTCATGCTCAGAATCCACACTTCATGTTGGAA CCCCAACAAGTCTATGGATTCCCATCCAGGCTCTCCCTGCCCAAGGGTACATACGGAGGTTTCCCATTCCAACTATTCGTTGTCATCTTTGCTGGAAAGCAGCCATTTCATTATGGACCAATCTTGCCAGACTATGTCAACTCTTACCATAGCCACTCTTACCAACCCGTCAGTGCTGCAGAATATGAAATAATTGTTCAACAGCCAGCCAAGGCCGGAGAAGGATACACCATGGTCGAGGTTGTCCCAGATTTTGAAGAACTAGGTGTTGGTAGCAACGAAG GTAAATTCCACTGGACCGACCTGTACAACAAATACCACGGATACTACGCCCAACCCCAATGGTACCATCGTCACGCTGAATATCCCGGATACCAGTACTCCGCTGTTAGTGGACAACATGGAATGGCTGGACAACGAGTTGTTGGAGAACACGGATTAGGAGTTTCCCCAGTCCAAGGACTTCCCCACGGACTTTCTGAGGGTCTTGGTGCAGGTTACGAATCTGGTAAATATCAGAGCATTTACCAACGCCACAGCGGAGAAGGAGTCTATGGACAAAGACAAGGAGTTTATGGAAAAGGAAAAGGGGTCTACGGAGAAGGACAAGAATTTTACGGTCAAGGAAAAGGAGTATACGGCAAAGGATTCCACGCACATGGTTACGGAAAGCAGCAAGGAGTCTACTCCGGAGCTTACCCATCTGGATTCTATGGATACGTTTCTGGTATCCAGACTCAGGCACCTCATGATGAGCTTCTTCAGAAATACCACCAGGGACTCCACATTTCCGAAGTGATTGGAGGTGCCATCTCTCTTGATGGAAAGCCCTTGGGATGGCCCATGGACAGACAGTTGGGCGTCAGCATATGGAACGCACCCAACATCCTCGTCTCTGATGTCTACATCTACCACCACGATGTTCCAGTCACGCATACCGTTGAAAGTCATCAGTAG
- the LOC117167651 gene encoding hexamerin-like: MGFSVVFLTLLALGAAVPQLPQQHAADQGLLQKQQDVIYILDNLIGEIRNDHFRAIGQTYDIEGNLQAYENPNLVKYFATAVKTGNVQPKGTVFSPAVNQLRQEFVLLTRIFLGAKDYSTFINTAAWARFYLNEGQFVKAFIFAVLQRPDLQGVILPPTYEILPHYYFDSRVIQEVQNIKSKGFKATNGEQVFYIPINYTSHLPASEHKIAYFTEDIGLNNYYEYLQQAAYMLPQLYYSHKTLSGVFGPHFYENNDQIGYGARWYYLHQQLLAHYNLERLTNGLGPIDDLEYNHFEIPFKPHLSFVNGLEFSGRSNGPIDVTTIRQNLYNYVRTLEKRLFDAIDSGYVSTTSGAFLSLYQPQGYNILGDLIQGTGRSINPRYYGSFVEASKFLLGGTPEFSNIWEYTPAAMDISSTTLRDPAFYVLFKRILGIYKHYQESLPAYQYNDVVLQGVQVQRIDISQLVTYFQDYIVNLENAGFEGFSEKEQKTSKYGGMDIKGLLKRFDHQPYEYQIYVQSQRSISNAVVRVYLGPKFDHEGLPIDINTNRMDFVELDQFFYDLAEGQNVITRNSRQSSVHSADYPSVDEILHHVESAAHAQSPHFMFEPQQVYGFPSRLSLPKGTYGGFPFQLFVVISAGKQPLHYGPIIPDYVNSYHSHSYQPVSSAEYEMIVQQPAKAGEGYTMVEVIPDFEELGVGSNQGKFHWTELYNKYNGYYAQPQWYHRQAEYPAYQYSTVSGKREMAGQGSAGGRGSGLLKDQGVYYGQVLSNEQGVHHGHSEGLGAGYESGKYHSMYQGHNGEGVNGQGQGVYGKGLYGQGYGKQQEVYSGAYPSGFYGYVSGIQTQAPHDELLQKYHQGLHISEVIGGAISLDGKPLGWPFDRQLGVSVWNAPNIFVSDVYIYHHDVPVTHSVESHH; encoded by the exons ATGGGCTTCAGTGTAGTATTCTTGACCCTTTTGGCCCTTGGGGCTGCGGTTCCTCAGCTTCCACAACAACATGCTG CGGACCAAGGACTTCTTCAAAAGCAACAGGATGTCATCTATATTCTCGACAACCTGATCGGCGAAATCCGCAATGACCACTTTCGAGCAATCGGCCAAACATACGACATCGAGGGCAACCTTCAGGCCTACGAGAACCCCAACTTGGTTAAATACTTCGCCACAGCTGTTAAGACTGGCAACGTTCAACCTAAGGGTACCGTATTCTCTCCAGCGGTAAACCAGCTCCGCCAGGAATTCGTTCTTCTGACAAGAATCTTCCTCGGAGCCAAGGACTATTCCACTTTCATCAATACTGCTGCCTGGGCTCGCTTTTACTTGAACGAAGGTCAATTCGTCAAG GCTTTCATCTTCGCAGTTCTTCAACGTCCAGACCTCCAAGGTGTTATTCTTCCACCAACCTACGAAATCCTTCCGCACTATTACTTCGACTCCAGAGTCATCCAGGAAGTCCAGAACATCAAATCCAAAGGTTTCAAAGCCACAAATGGAGAACAGGTCTTTTACATCCCAATCAACTACACTTCTCACTTACCGGCTAGTGAGCACAAAATTGCCTACTTTACCGAAGATATTGGACTCAATAACTACTACGAATACTTGCAACAGGCTGCTTATATGCTACCACAACTC TACTACTCCCACAAAACCTTATCCGGTGTCTTCGGACCTCACTTCTACGAGAACAACGACCAGATCGGTTATGGAGCACGTTGGTACTACCTACATCAACAACTCTTGGCTCACTACAACCTCGAACGTCTCACAAACGGCCTCGGCCCAATCGACGATTTGGAATACAACCACTTTGAGATCCCATTCAAACCCCATCTTAGCTTCGTCAACGGACTCGAATTCTCTGGACGCTCCAACGGCCCCATTGATGTGACTACCATCCGTCAAAATCTGTACAACTACGTCCGCACTTTAGAAAAGAGACTGTTTGACGCAATCGACTCTGGATACGTAAGCACCACATCAGGTGCTTTCCTTTCCCTCTACCAACCCCAGGGCTACAACATCCTTGGTGATCTCATCCAGGGAACTGGCCGAAGCATCAACCCAAG ATACTATGGCAGTTTCGTCGAAGCATCTAAATTCCTTCTTGGAGGCACTCCTGAATTCAGCAACATCTGGGAATACACCCCAGCAGCTATGGACATCTCCTCAACTACACTTCGTGATCCTGCCTTCTATGTTCTCTTCAAGCGCATTTTGGGAATCTATAAACACTACCAGGAATCCCTCCCAGCCTACCAATACAACGATGTCGTCTTGCAAGGAGTTCAGGTCCAGAGGATTGATATAAGCCAACTTGTGACTTACTTCCAGGACTACATTGTAAACCTTGAAAACGCTGGATTTGAAGGTTTTTCGGAGAAGGAACAGAAGACATCTAAATATGGTGGTATGGACATTAAGGGACTTCTCAAGAGGTTCGACCATCAACCATATGAATACCAAATCTACGTTCAATCCCAGAGGTCTATTTCCAACGCTGTTGTTCGTGTATACCTTGGACCCAAATTCGACCATGAAGGTCTCCCAATTGACATCAACACCAACAGAATGGACTTTGTTGAACTTGACCAATTTTTCTATGACC TCGCTGAGGGACAGAACGTCATCACCAGGAACTCCCGCCAATCTTCCGTCCACAGCGCTGATTATCCATCAGTTGACGAGATCCTCCACCATGTTGAGAGCGCAGCTCATGCCCAGAGCCCACACTTCATGTTCGaa CCCCAGCAAGTATATGGATTCCCATCCAGGCTTTCCCTGCCCAAGGGTACATACGGAGGTTTCCCATTCCAACTTTTTGTTGTTATCTCTGCTGGAAAGCAGCCACTCCACTATGGACCAATCATTCCAGACTATGTCAACTCTTACCATAGCCACTCTTATCAACCCGTCAGTTCTGCAGAATATGAAATGATTGTTCAGCAGCCAGCCAAGGCCGGAGAAGGGTACACCATGGTCGAAGTTatcccagattttgaagaattaGGTGTTGGAAGCAACCAAG GTAAATTCCACTGGACCGAACTCTACAATAAATACAACGGATACTACGCCCAACCCCAATGGTACCACCGTCAGGCCGAATATCCAGCATACCAGTACTCCACTGTTAGTGGAAAACGTGAAATGGCTGGACAAGGATCTGCTGGAGGACGCGGATCAGGACTTTTGAAGGATCAGGGAGTTTACTACGGACAAGTTCTTTCTAATGAACAGGGAGTTCACCACGGACATTCTGAGGGTCTTGGTGCTGGTTACGAATCTGGAAAATACCACAGCATGTACCAGGGTCACAACGGAGAAGGAGTTAATGGTCAAGGACAAGGAGTTTACGGAAAAGGATTGTACGGGCAGGGTTACGGAAAGCAACAAGAAGTCTACTCCGGAGCTTACCCATCTGGGTTCTATGGATACGTTTCTGGTATTCAGACACAGGCACCTCATGATGAGCTTCTCCAGAAATACCACCAGGGACTCCACATTTCCGAAGTGATCGGAGGTGCCATCTCTCTTGATGGAAAGCCTTTAGGGTGGCCCTTCGACAGACAGTTGGGCGTCAGCGTATGGAACGCACCCAACATCTTCGTCTCTGATGTCTACATCTACCACCACGATGTCCCAGTCACACATTCCGTCGAAAGTCATCATTAG
- the LOC117167652 gene encoding troponin C, protein MEEDEQKTAVMRKAFQMFDTTKSGFIDTLKISTVLNTMGQLFDDSELNAMIAENDPDKTGKVNFDGFCRIAGPFLEEEDAEAMQEELKEAFRLYDREGNGYITTATLKEILAALDDKLNNSDLDGIIAEIDTDGSGTVDFDEFMEMMTGE, encoded by the exons ATG GAAGAAGACGAGCAAAAAACTGCAGTGATGCGCAAAGCATTCCAAATGTTTGATACGACGAAGAGCGGTTTCATTGACACTCTCAAGATCTCTACCGTCCTAAACACTATGGGTCAATTATTTGATGATTCAGAATTAAATGCCATGATCGCAGAAAATGACCCTGATAAAACCGGAAAGGTCAATTTTGATGGATTCTGCAGGATCGCTGGTCCTTTCCTTGAGGAAGAAGATGCGGAAGCGATGCAGGAAGAACTAAAAGAAGCTTTCCGGCTTTATGACAGAGAAGGAAACGGTTACATTACAACTGCTACTTTAAAGGAAATTTTAGCTGCCTTGGACGATAAGCTTAACAACTCTGACCTTGATGGAATCATCGCTGAAATCGATACTGATGGTTCTGGTACTGTGGACTTTGATG AGTTCATGGAGATGATGACTGGAGAATGA